In the genome of Leptospira koniambonensis, one region contains:
- a CDS encoding adenylate/guanylate cyclase domain-containing protein: MGTQTSHKHSFGQKFLDLTLVLPRLFYSGIRAKLAWFTGSLIVLTILILSFIYVRQQTEILTDSYDREAAISRKYISSLVLELDNISQSLIRIEEFRDRVSKQTEALKKYKTTKTVVQEKKVSFFGIKTSLFGALGKNTVRKTLDTYYSAYLSKDDIQVLEKNIRLQLQQGGEEVVNDKEFARLQGLAKKFVFVDREAGLVRKRLGELKENQEKPDQTEISAAEEELRKKSLLARKLRSELDENIVSILADSKKRKIKELGLDTGRFRIQTFPVSGIIPGEASEPTLDTKIFDSESSLNQAPMEENLEEGLKSALSSLLEGAGVLGEIRPTSFQQNGLELQALYSPHFRNPASTERAKLLESRRSTLGAWTNYLREEQEILSELSKIPPILETRLKELKEKKPPIPPFKDKEFKNQYTKYAALIRKRNLLYATYLRNNPPKEEEELEVESFGSIRDSALEDQILLRFRPDGSDYGKSVQSEEGKETFQKRWNSVREWIYSGESETPTAKLKALFPDGIIGNSRTEAEQILWKLDSTPLISEVSEDLPTVVLASNFSGVIRTVVDRTEGLESIRRNRDRAVLSALGICGFSIFLAVFISGFVVQKIKRLIRNAEQVGKGNLNVEFEQGGSDEFGNLSVALNQMVTGLREREKIKGILGSMIDPVVIGEAMKDLAALKRGTEKRVTAFFSDVAGFSNISEKLSSVELSELLNEYLSAMTLILKDHDGVLDKYIGDAIVGIFNAPVDVEGHCLKATRASIKMLDKLEELRSGWKKGQKYIPDARDMQIRIGLNTGLAKVGFMGTDALASYTMMGDTVNLAARLEAAGKDYGVSILVSDSVHSEIKDSIFTRKLDLVRVKGKNEPVILYEAISELKGVASAKKEIIGLYEEGLALYIDRKWDPAVKKFKESEKAKGKEDKAVQLLVERCNEYKKTPPPTSWDGVYTRDHK, from the coding sequence ATGGGTACACAAACTTCGCACAAGCATAGTTTCGGGCAAAAATTCCTAGATCTTACTCTAGTTCTTCCGAGATTATTTTATTCCGGGATCCGAGCAAAACTCGCCTGGTTTACTGGAAGTCTGATCGTTCTGACCATTCTAATACTTTCCTTTATTTATGTGAGACAACAGACAGAAATTCTCACTGATAGTTACGATAGAGAAGCTGCTATTTCCAGAAAATATATCTCTTCTCTCGTTTTGGAATTGGATAATATTTCCCAAAGTTTGATCCGTATCGAAGAATTTCGCGACCGGGTCAGCAAACAAACAGAAGCATTAAAAAAATATAAAACAACCAAAACCGTAGTCCAGGAAAAGAAGGTCTCTTTTTTCGGGATCAAAACTAGTTTATTCGGTGCTTTGGGAAAAAATACGGTCCGTAAAACTTTAGATACGTATTACTCAGCTTATCTCTCCAAGGATGATATTCAAGTTTTAGAAAAAAACATCCGCCTACAACTTCAACAAGGTGGGGAAGAAGTAGTTAATGATAAAGAGTTTGCTCGCCTACAAGGTTTAGCTAAAAAATTCGTATTTGTAGATAGAGAGGCGGGACTTGTAAGAAAGCGTCTAGGCGAGTTAAAAGAAAATCAAGAAAAACCAGATCAGACTGAGATCTCCGCCGCAGAAGAAGAACTTCGTAAAAAATCACTTCTCGCACGAAAACTTAGATCTGAGTTGGATGAGAATATTGTATCCATTCTTGCAGATTCCAAAAAAAGAAAGATCAAAGAATTGGGATTAGATACGGGCAGATTTAGGATCCAAACATTTCCAGTTTCAGGTATCATTCCTGGCGAAGCTTCAGAGCCTACATTAGATACTAAAATTTTTGATTCAGAATCTTCTTTGAACCAAGCTCCTATGGAAGAAAATTTGGAAGAAGGATTAAAATCTGCATTAAGTTCTCTTTTAGAAGGCGCAGGAGTTTTAGGAGAGATACGTCCTACTTCTTTCCAACAAAATGGATTAGAGTTACAGGCTCTATATTCCCCTCATTTTAGAAATCCGGCATCTACAGAAAGAGCTAAACTTTTAGAATCCAGAAGAAGTACACTCGGAGCTTGGACTAATTATTTAAGAGAAGAACAGGAAATACTATCAGAACTTTCTAAAATTCCTCCTATCTTAGAAACCAGACTAAAAGAGTTGAAAGAGAAAAAACCTCCGATCCCTCCTTTCAAAGATAAAGAATTTAAGAACCAATATACAAAATACGCAGCATTAATACGTAAAAGAAATTTATTATACGCAACGTATCTTCGCAATAATCCTCCTAAAGAAGAGGAAGAATTGGAAGTAGAATCTTTTGGTTCTATCAGAGACTCCGCTTTAGAGGATCAGATCCTACTCAGATTCAGACCAGATGGTTCCGATTATGGGAAATCTGTTCAATCGGAAGAAGGAAAAGAAACTTTCCAAAAACGTTGGAATTCCGTCAGAGAATGGATCTATTCGGGAGAAAGTGAAACTCCTACTGCAAAATTAAAAGCGCTCTTTCCAGATGGGATCATCGGAAACAGTAGAACAGAAGCAGAACAAATTCTTTGGAAATTAGACTCAACACCTTTAATTTCAGAAGTTTCAGAAGATCTTCCAACAGTCGTTCTCGCTTCTAACTTTTCAGGAGTGATCCGAACCGTAGTGGATAGAACAGAAGGTTTGGAATCTATTCGTCGCAATAGAGACAGGGCTGTACTTTCTGCATTAGGTATTTGCGGATTTTCGATCTTCTTAGCTGTATTCATCTCTGGGTTTGTAGTCCAAAAGATCAAACGTCTGATTAGAAATGCAGAACAAGTAGGAAAAGGAAATCTAAACGTAGAATTCGAACAGGGTGGAAGCGACGAATTCGGAAATCTTTCTGTTGCACTCAACCAAATGGTGACCGGTCTTAGGGAAAGAGAAAAGATAAAAGGTATCTTAGGAAGTATGATCGATCCTGTAGTGATCGGTGAGGCAATGAAAGATCTTGCGGCCCTCAAAAGAGGTACCGAAAAAAGGGTGACCGCATTCTTCTCTGATGTAGCAGGTTTTTCGAATATTAGTGAAAAGTTAAGTTCTGTAGAATTATCTGAACTTCTAAACGAATATCTTTCTGCAATGACTTTGATCCTAAAAGATCATGACGGCGTTTTGGATAAGTATATCGGGGACGCGATCGTAGGAATTTTTAACGCACCTGTAGATGTAGAAGGTCATTGTTTAAAAGCAACTCGAGCTTCTATCAAAATGTTAGATAAATTGGAAGAATTACGATCTGGTTGGAAGAAGGGCCAAAAATATATTCCAGACGCAAGAGATATGCAGATCCGGATCGGTCTGAACACTGGACTCGCCAAAGTTGGATTCATGGGAACTGATGCTCTCGCATCTTATACTATGATGGGAGACACAGTAAACCTTGCGGCTCGTTTAGAAGCTGCAGGTAAAGATTATGGGGTTTCCATTTTAGTTTCAGACTCAGTTCATTCTGAAATTAAGGATTCTATTTTTACAAGAAAACTAGACTTAGTTCGTGTAAAAGGTAAGAATGAGCCAGTGATCTTGTACGAGGCAATTTCAGAATTGAAAGGTGTTGCTTCCGCTAAAAAAGAAATCATCGGTTTATATGAAGAGGGTTTAGCATTATACATAGATCGCAAATGGGATCCTGCTGTTAAAAAATTCAAAGAATCTGAAAAAGCAAAAGGTAAAGAAGACAAAGCTGTTCAATTACTTGTAGAAAGATGTAATGAGTATAAAAAAACTCCACCTCCAACTTCTTGGGATGGAGTGTATACTAGAGATCATAAGTGA
- a CDS encoding STAS domain-containing protein, which produces MKELIVNLQGKLDSLLGNSFREKTDPLLRSEPHKILLDARDLQVWDENGLLSLKNSSLSHLSSKYAACGLSESLMGDWNRLGLREKIPYFKTREEAKYYLVSGQNVDPSFEPNESTTACPACLQILRVQGKGNYRCPSCDHTFYLTADYRTASYEKLF; this is translated from the coding sequence GTGAAAGAATTGATCGTCAATTTACAAGGCAAACTGGATTCCTTACTCGGAAACTCTTTCCGAGAAAAAACGGATCCTCTACTTCGAAGTGAGCCCCATAAAATTCTTCTCGATGCCAGAGACCTACAAGTCTGGGACGAGAACGGTTTACTTTCCCTCAAAAATTCTTCTCTCTCTCATTTGAGTTCCAAATATGCCGCCTGCGGATTGTCCGAAAGTCTCATGGGAGATTGGAATCGTCTTGGGCTCCGAGAAAAAATCCCGTACTTCAAAACTAGAGAAGAAGCAAAATATTATTTAGTCTCCGGTCAAAATGTAGATCCCAGTTTTGAACCTAACGAAAGTACTACGGCCTGTCCTGCTTGTCTCCAGATCTTGAGAGTACAAGGAAAAGGAAACTACCGTTGTCCGTCCTGCGACCATACCTTCTACCTGACCGCAGACTATAGAACGGCTAGTTACGAGAAATTATTCTAA
- a CDS encoding polysaccharide biosynthesis protein, with translation MGQWNRRSLLFPLDLSFMILSYFLAHLIRFESTVFLQEPNDFFIPLLIVVVCRSLVFLFSNIYRSIWAYASIHDLVEIIKTTVLSSLISNTALLFYNGFEHLSRMIPVIDTLLLLGFLCIRSLSWRLVRDQYILRKKQGDGIPTLILGAGKTGATLLTELRRHNDLNLLPLGLLDDDESKIGAHIQGVPVLGKIDQAESLIRSLEIKKVLIAFSNPDGKQIGKLIKSFESENVDFKILPSLGSLFFDPPKVQQLREIRVEDVLGRPVVDLEIESIRSYIAGKTVLISGAGGSIGSELCRQVAVFHPAKMILLDSAETPLYEIDYELRKVFKDSGIQFRAVIADIKNPLRIGSVFESDRPQVVFHSAAYKHVPMMEINPSEAVLNNVLGTKNLADISRIYGTERFVLISTDKAVNPVNIMGASKRVAELYLQAISQGTKTKFITVRFGNVLGSSGSVIPRFREQISNGGPVTVTHPDIIRYFMTIPEATQLVLQAAAMGEKEEIFLLDMGEPIRILNLAEDMIRLSGFRPYTDIPIVFTGLRPGEKLFEELLLDLEGIKKTHHPKIRIAAPLEEGDPSSFQARFNSLLEAAKSDREDEIFSSFKTLVPEYKIHKEYISEESSRKLKNDG, from the coding sequence ATGGGACAATGGAATCGTCGAAGCCTTCTCTTCCCTCTGGATTTAAGCTTCATGATCCTCTCCTATTTTCTAGCCCATCTGATTCGTTTCGAATCCACTGTATTTCTACAGGAACCTAACGACTTTTTTATTCCACTTTTGATCGTAGTGGTCTGTCGTTCTCTAGTATTTCTATTTTCGAATATTTACAGATCAATTTGGGCATACGCTTCCATCCACGACCTGGTGGAAATTATCAAGACCACAGTACTTTCTTCACTGATCTCAAATACCGCACTATTATTCTATAACGGATTCGAACATCTTTCCAGAATGATCCCTGTAATAGATACACTTCTTCTTTTAGGATTTTTGTGTATTCGCAGCCTTTCTTGGAGATTAGTAAGAGATCAGTACATTCTACGCAAAAAACAGGGGGATGGAATTCCAACACTGATTTTAGGTGCCGGAAAAACGGGAGCTACACTTCTTACGGAATTAAGAAGGCATAATGATCTAAACCTTCTCCCCTTAGGCCTTTTGGACGACGACGAATCCAAGATTGGAGCACATATTCAAGGTGTACCAGTCCTCGGAAAAATTGACCAAGCAGAATCTCTGATCCGTTCTCTGGAAATCAAAAAGGTTCTGATTGCATTTAGCAATCCGGACGGAAAACAGATCGGTAAACTTATCAAAAGTTTCGAATCCGAAAATGTAGATTTTAAGATCCTTCCCTCTTTGGGTTCTTTATTTTTCGATCCTCCAAAAGTACAACAATTAAGAGAGATCCGGGTAGAAGACGTACTAGGTCGCCCAGTTGTAGATCTGGAAATAGAATCTATTCGTTCTTATATTGCTGGTAAAACAGTATTAATTTCCGGAGCAGGCGGATCCATCGGAAGCGAATTATGCAGACAAGTTGCAGTATTCCATCCAGCAAAAATGATCCTACTCGATTCTGCAGAAACTCCCCTTTACGAAATAGATTACGAACTAAGAAAAGTTTTTAAAGATAGCGGGATCCAATTCAGAGCGGTGATCGCAGATATTAAAAATCCACTCAGGATAGGTTCCGTTTTTGAATCGGATCGTCCTCAAGTAGTATTTCATTCTGCAGCTTATAAACATGTTCCTATGATGGAGATCAATCCATCCGAAGCAGTTTTAAATAATGTACTAGGAACTAAGAACTTAGCAGATATTTCTAGAATTTATGGCACCGAACGTTTTGTTTTAATTTCCACAGACAAGGCGGTCAATCCAGTAAACATAATGGGCGCCTCTAAGAGAGTTGCAGAATTATATCTGCAGGCGATCTCCCAAGGTACCAAAACAAAATTTATCACAGTAAGATTTGGTAACGTGTTAGGCTCCAGTGGTTCAGTTATTCCTAGATTCAGAGAACAGATCAGTAATGGTGGTCCTGTGACTGTGACCCATCCTGATATTATCCGTTATTTTATGACAATCCCGGAAGCTACACAATTGGTTTTGCAAGCAGCTGCTATGGGGGAGAAGGAAGAAATTTTTCTCCTAGATATGGGAGAACCGATCCGCATACTGAATCTTGCAGAAGATATGATCCGACTTTCAGGATTCAGGCCTTATACAGATATTCCAATTGTGTTCACAGGTTTAAGACCTGGAGAAAAACTATTCGAAGAACTGCTGTTAGATCTAGAAGGGATCAAAAAAACACATCATCCAAAAATCAGGATTGCAGCCCCCTTAGAGGAAGGAGATCCTAGCAGCTTCCAGGCCAGATTTAACTCTTTATTAGAAGCAGCTAAATCAGATCGAGAAGATGAGATTTTCTCATCTTTTAAGACTCTCGTGCCTGAATACAAAATACATAAAGAATATATCAGCGAGGAATCCTCGCGTAAGTTGAAAAATGATGGATAG
- a CDS encoding ClpXP protease specificity-enhancing factor SspB, which translates to MDSPNLEDIQALREFKKQLFSVYWERFGTFYVHVMPHPDLKIGKRGLVGEEPESGIILVIGPRAARDIKIEEEWVYAELQFGYTWEEVFLPWDGIFRYFDKSQQTVTQMRIYLGKPELPPKKEDVSTAETKEEVSDPESGSSKRKDNVIQVDFGSKTKK; encoded by the coding sequence ATGGATAGTCCGAATTTAGAAGACATACAAGCACTTCGAGAATTCAAAAAACAACTCTTCTCGGTGTACTGGGAAAGGTTCGGCACCTTTTACGTACACGTAATGCCTCATCCAGATCTAAAAATTGGAAAAAGAGGACTAGTGGGAGAAGAGCCAGAATCAGGTATCATCCTAGTCATAGGACCCCGCGCCGCAAGAGATATCAAAATAGAAGAAGAATGGGTCTATGCAGAACTTCAGTTCGGCTATACCTGGGAAGAAGTCTTTCTACCCTGGGACGGAATTTTCAGATATTTCGACAAATCCCAACAAACTGTCACTCAAATGAGAATCTATTTAGGTAAACCGGAACTACCTCCTAAAAAAGAGGACGTGTCTACGGCAGAAACCAAAGAAGAAGTTTCCGATCCTGAATCCGGATCTTCTAAACGAAAAGATAATGTAATCCAAGTAGACTTCGGGAGTAAAACAAAGAAATGA